A window of Procambarus clarkii isolate CNS0578487 chromosome 9, FALCON_Pclarkii_2.0, whole genome shotgun sequence contains these coding sequences:
- the LOC123753219 gene encoding putative mediator of RNA polymerase II transcription subunit 29, with protein sequence MAYIVLHLVRGLATALTSPRNDNPTSDNPTSDNPTSDNTTSDNPTSDNTTSDNPTSDNPTSDNPTSDNPTSDNTTSDNTTSDNTTSDNTTSDNTTSDNPTSDNTTSDNTTSDNTTSDNTTSDNTTSDNTTSDNPTSDNTTSDNTTSDNTTSDNTTSDNTTSDNTTSDNPTSDNTTSDNTTSDNTTSDNTTSDNTTSDNTTSDNTTSYQNIKTKEET encoded by the exons ATGGCGTATATTGTGCTGCATTTAGTGCGAGGACTGGCCACAGCCTTGACCAGTCCTCGAAA CGACAATCCAACTAGCGACAATCCAACTAGCGACAATCCAACTAGCGACAATACAACTAGCGACAATCCAACTAGCGACAATACAACTAGCGACAATCCAACTAGCGACAATCCAACTAGCGACAATCCAACTAGCGACAATCCAACTAGCGACAATACAACTAGCGACAATACAACTAGCGACAATACAACTAGCGACAATACAACTAGCGACAATACAACTAGCGACAATCCAACTAGCGACAATACAACTAGCGACAATACAACTAGCGACAATACAACTAGCGACAATACAACTAGCGACAATACAACTAGCGACAATACAACTAGCGACAATCCAACTAGCGACAATACAACTAGCGACAATACAACTAGCGACAATACAACTAGCGACAATACAACTAGCGACAATACAACTAGCGACAATACAACTAGCGACAATCCAACTAGCGACAATACAACTAGCGACAATACAACTAGCGACAATACAACTAGCGACAATACAACTAGCGACAATACAACTAGCGACAATACAACTAGCGAcaatacaactagctaccagaacattaaaacaaaagaggagacataa